In Homo sapiens chromosome 11, GRCh38.p14 Primary Assembly, one DNA window encodes the following:
- the CD6 gene encoding T-cell differentiation antigen CD6 isoform X13 yields MLEHGEWGSVCDDTWDLEDAHVVCRQLGCGWAVQALPGLHFTPGRGPIHRDQVNCSGAEAYLWDCPGLPGQHYCGHKEDAGAVCSEHQSWRLTGGADRCEGQVEVHFRGVWNTVCDSEWYPSEAKVLCQSLGCGTAVERPKGLPHSLSGRMYYSCNGEELTLSNCSWRFNNSNLCSQSLAARVLCSASRSLHNLSTPEVPASVQTVTIESSVTVKIENKESRELMLLIPSIVLGILLLGSLIFIAFILLRIKGKYALPVMVNHQHLPTTIPAGSNSYQPVPITIPKEVFMLPIQVQAPPPEDSDSGSDSDYEHYDFSAQPPVALTTFYNSQRHRVTDEEVQQSRFQMPPLEEGLEELHASHIPTANPGHCITDPPSLGPQYHPRSNSESSTSSGEDYCNSPKSKLPPWNPQVFSSERSSFLEQPPNLELAGTQPAFSAGPPADDSSSTSSGEWYQNFQPPPQPPSEEQFGCPGSPSPQPDSTDNDDYDDISAA; encoded by the exons ATGCTGGAGCATGGCGAGTGGGGATCAGTGTGCGATGACACTTGGGACCTGGAGGACGCCCACGTGGTGTGCAGGCAACTGGGCTGCGGCTGGGCAGTCCAGGCCCTGCCCGGCTTGCACTTCACGCCCGGCCGCGGGCCTATCCACCGGGACCAGGTGAACTGCTCGGGGGCCGAAGCTTACCTGTGGGACTGCCCGGGGCTGCCAGGACAGCACTACTGCGGCCACAAAGAGGACGCGGGCGCGGTGTGCTCAG AGCACCAGTCCTGGCGCCTGACAGGGGGCGCTGACCGCTGCGAGGGGCAGGTGGAGGTACACTTCCGAGGGGTCTGGAACACAGTGTGTGACAGTGAGTGGTACCCATCGGAGGCCAAGGTGCTCTGCCAGTCCTTGGGCTGTGGAACTGCGGTTGAGAGGCCCAAGGGGCTGCCCCACTCCTTGTCCGGCAGGATGTACTACTCATGCAATGGGGAGGAGCTCACCCTCTCCAACTGCTCCTGGCGGTTCAACAACTCCAACCTCTGCAGCCAGTCGCTGGCAGCCAGGGTCCTCTGCTCAG CTTCCCGGAGTTTGCACAATCTGTCCACTCCCGAAGTCCCTGCAAGTGTTCAGACAGTCACTATAG AATCTTCTGTGACAGTGAAAATAGAGAACAAGGAATCTCGGGAGCTAATGCTCCTCATCCCCTCCATCGTTCTGGGAATTCTCCTCCTTGGCTCCCTCATCTTCATAGCCTTCATCCTCTtgagaattaaaggaaaatatg ccctccCCGTAATGGTGAACCACCAGCACCTACCCACCACCATCCCGGCAGGGAGCAATAGCTATCAACCGGTCCCCATCACCATCCCCAAAGAAG TTTTCATGCTGCCCATCCAGGTCCAGGCCCCGCCCCCTGAGGACTCAGACTCTGGCTCGGACTCAGACTATGAGCACTATGACTTCAGCGCCCAGCCTCCTGTGGCCCTGACCACCTTCTACA ATTCCCAGCGGCATCGGGTCACAGATGAGGAGGTCCAGCAAAGCAGGTTCCAGATGCCACCCTTGGAGGAAG GACTTGAAGAGTTGCATGCCTCCCACATCCCAACTGCCAACCCTGGACACTGCATTACAGACCCGCCATCCCTGGGCCCTCAGTATCACCCGAGGAGCAACAGTGAGTCGAGCACCTCTTCAGGGGAGGATTACTGCAATAGTCCCAAAAGCAAGCTGCCTCCATGGAACCCCCAGGTGTTTTCTTCAGAGAGGAGTTCCTTCCTGGAGCAGCCCCCAAACTTGGAGCTGGCCGGCACCCAGCCAGCCTTTTCAG CAGGGCCCCCGGCTGATGACAGCTCCAGCACCTCATCCGGGGAGTGGTACCAGAACTTCCAGCCACCACCCCAGCCCCCTTCGGAGGAGCAGTTTGGCTGTCCAG GGTCCCCCAGCCCTCAGCCTGACTCCACCGACAACGATGACTACGATGACATCAGCGCAGCCTAG
- the CD6 gene encoding T-cell differentiation antigen CD6 isoform X12, protein MWLFFGITGLLTAALSGHPSPAPPDQLNTSSAESELWEPGERLPVRLTNGSSSCSGTVEVRLEASWEPACGALWDSRAAEAVCRALGCGGAEAASQLAPPTPELPPPPAAGNTSVAANATLAGAPALLCSGAEWRLCEVVEHACRSDGRRARVTCAENRALRLVDGGGACAGRVEMLEHGEWGSVCDDTWDLEDAHVVCRQLGCGWAVQALPGLHFTPGRGPIHRDQVNCSGAEAYLWDCPGLPGQHYCGHKEDAGAVCSASRSLHNLSTPEVPASVQTVTIESSVTVKIENKESRELMLLIPSIVLGILLLGSLIFIAFILLRIKGKYALPVMVNHQHLPTTIPAGSNSYQPVPITIPKEDSQRHRVTDEEVQQSRFQMPPLEEGLEELHASHIPTANPGHCITDPPSLGPQYHPRSNSESSTSSGEDYCNSPKSKLPPWNPQVFSSERSSFLEQPPNLELAGTQPAFSAGPPADDSSSTSSGEWYQNFQPPPQPPSEEQFGCPGSPSPQPDSTDNDDYDDISAA, encoded by the exons GTCATCCATCTCCAGCCCCACCTGACCAGCTCAACACCAGCAGTGCAGAGAGTGAGCTCTGGGAGCCAG GGGAGCGGCTTCCGGTCCGTCTGACAAACGGGAGCAGCAGCTGCAGCGGGACGGTGGAGGTGCGGCTCGAGGCGTCCTGGGAGCCCGCGTGCGGGGCGCTCTGGGACAGCCGCGCCGCCGAGGCCGTGTGCCGAGCACTGGGCTGCGGCGGGGCGGAGGCCGCCTCTCAGCTCGCCCCGCCGACCCCTGAGCTGCCGCCCCCGCCTGCAGCCGGGAACACCAGCGTAGCAGCTAATGCCACTCTGGCCGGGGCGCCCGCCCTCCTGTGCAGCGGCGCCGAGTGGCGGCTCTGCGAGGTGGTGGAGCACGCGTGCCGCAGCGACGGGAGGCGGGCCCGTGTCACCTGTGCAG AGAACCGCGCGCTGCGCCTGGTGGACGGTGGCGGCGCCTGCGCCGGCCGCGTGGAGATGCTGGAGCATGGCGAGTGGGGATCAGTGTGCGATGACACTTGGGACCTGGAGGACGCCCACGTGGTGTGCAGGCAACTGGGCTGCGGCTGGGCAGTCCAGGCCCTGCCCGGCTTGCACTTCACGCCCGGCCGCGGGCCTATCCACCGGGACCAGGTGAACTGCTCGGGGGCCGAAGCTTACCTGTGGGACTGCCCGGGGCTGCCAGGACAGCACTACTGCGGCCACAAAGAGGACGCGGGCGCGGTGTGCTCAG CTTCCCGGAGTTTGCACAATCTGTCCACTCCCGAAGTCCCTGCAAGTGTTCAGACAGTCACTATAG AATCTTCTGTGACAGTGAAAATAGAGAACAAGGAATCTCGGGAGCTAATGCTCCTCATCCCCTCCATCGTTCTGGGAATTCTCCTCCTTGGCTCCCTCATCTTCATAGCCTTCATCCTCTtgagaattaaaggaaaatatg ccctccCCGTAATGGTGAACCACCAGCACCTACCCACCACCATCCCGGCAGGGAGCAATAGCTATCAACCGGTCCCCATCACCATCCCCAAAGAAG ATTCCCAGCGGCATCGGGTCACAGATGAGGAGGTCCAGCAAAGCAGGTTCCAGATGCCACCCTTGGAGGAAG GACTTGAAGAGTTGCATGCCTCCCACATCCCAACTGCCAACCCTGGACACTGCATTACAGACCCGCCATCCCTGGGCCCTCAGTATCACCCGAGGAGCAACAGTGAGTCGAGCACCTCTTCAGGGGAGGATTACTGCAATAGTCCCAAAAGCAAGCTGCCTCCATGGAACCCCCAGGTGTTTTCTTCAGAGAGGAGTTCCTTCCTGGAGCAGCCCCCAAACTTGGAGCTGGCCGGCACCCAGCCAGCCTTTTCAG CAGGGCCCCCGGCTGATGACAGCTCCAGCACCTCATCCGGGGAGTGGTACCAGAACTTCCAGCCACCACCCCAGCCCCCTTCGGAGGAGCAGTTTGGCTGTCCAG GGTCCCCCAGCCCTCAGCCTGACTCCACCGACAACGATGACTACGATGACATCAGCGCAGCCTAG
- the CD6 gene encoding T-cell differentiation antigen CD6 isoform 1 precursor (isoform 1 precursor is encoded by transcript variant 1) gives MWLFFGITGLLTAALSGHPSPAPPDQLNTSSAESELWEPGERLPVRLTNGSSSCSGTVEVRLEASWEPACGALWDSRAAEAVCRALGCGGAEAASQLAPPTPELPPPPAAGNTSVAANATLAGAPALLCSGAEWRLCEVVEHACRSDGRRARVTCAENRALRLVDGGGACAGRVEMLEHGEWGSVCDDTWDLEDAHVVCRQLGCGWAVQALPGLHFTPGRGPIHRDQVNCSGAEAYLWDCPGLPGQHYCGHKEDAGAVCSEHQSWRLTGGADRCEGQVEVHFRGVWNTVCDSEWYPSEAKVLCQSLGCGTAVERPKGLPHSLSGRMYYSCNGEELTLSNCSWRFNNSNLCSQSLAARVLCSASRSLHNLSTPEVPASVQTVTIESSVTVKIENKESRELMLLIPSIVLGILLLGSLIFIAFILLRIKGKYALPVMVNHQHLPTTIPAGSNSYQPVPITIPKEVFMLPIQVQAPPPEDSDSGSDSDYEHYDFSAQPPVALTTFYNSQRHRVTDEEVQQSRFQMPPLEEGLEELHASHIPTANPGHCITDPPSLGPQYHPRSNSESSTSSGEDYCNSPKSKLPPWNPQVFSSERSSFLEQPPNLELAGTQPAFSAGPPADDSSSTSSGEWYQNFQPPPQPPSEEQFGCPGSPSPQPDSTDNDDYDDISAA, from the exons GTCATCCATCTCCAGCCCCACCTGACCAGCTCAACACCAGCAGTGCAGAGAGTGAGCTCTGGGAGCCAG GGGAGCGGCTTCCGGTCCGTCTGACAAACGGGAGCAGCAGCTGCAGCGGGACGGTGGAGGTGCGGCTCGAGGCGTCCTGGGAGCCCGCGTGCGGGGCGCTCTGGGACAGCCGCGCCGCCGAGGCCGTGTGCCGAGCACTGGGCTGCGGCGGGGCGGAGGCCGCCTCTCAGCTCGCCCCGCCGACCCCTGAGCTGCCGCCCCCGCCTGCAGCCGGGAACACCAGCGTAGCAGCTAATGCCACTCTGGCCGGGGCGCCCGCCCTCCTGTGCAGCGGCGCCGAGTGGCGGCTCTGCGAGGTGGTGGAGCACGCGTGCCGCAGCGACGGGAGGCGGGCCCGTGTCACCTGTGCAG AGAACCGCGCGCTGCGCCTGGTGGACGGTGGCGGCGCCTGCGCCGGCCGCGTGGAGATGCTGGAGCATGGCGAGTGGGGATCAGTGTGCGATGACACTTGGGACCTGGAGGACGCCCACGTGGTGTGCAGGCAACTGGGCTGCGGCTGGGCAGTCCAGGCCCTGCCCGGCTTGCACTTCACGCCCGGCCGCGGGCCTATCCACCGGGACCAGGTGAACTGCTCGGGGGCCGAAGCTTACCTGTGGGACTGCCCGGGGCTGCCAGGACAGCACTACTGCGGCCACAAAGAGGACGCGGGCGCGGTGTGCTCAG AGCACCAGTCCTGGCGCCTGACAGGGGGCGCTGACCGCTGCGAGGGGCAGGTGGAGGTACACTTCCGAGGGGTCTGGAACACAGTGTGTGACAGTGAGTGGTACCCATCGGAGGCCAAGGTGCTCTGCCAGTCCTTGGGCTGTGGAACTGCGGTTGAGAGGCCCAAGGGGCTGCCCCACTCCTTGTCCGGCAGGATGTACTACTCATGCAATGGGGAGGAGCTCACCCTCTCCAACTGCTCCTGGCGGTTCAACAACTCCAACCTCTGCAGCCAGTCGCTGGCAGCCAGGGTCCTCTGCTCAG CTTCCCGGAGTTTGCACAATCTGTCCACTCCCGAAGTCCCTGCAAGTGTTCAGACAGTCACTATAG AATCTTCTGTGACAGTGAAAATAGAGAACAAGGAATCTCGGGAGCTAATGCTCCTCATCCCCTCCATCGTTCTGGGAATTCTCCTCCTTGGCTCCCTCATCTTCATAGCCTTCATCCTCTtgagaattaaaggaaaatatg ccctccCCGTAATGGTGAACCACCAGCACCTACCCACCACCATCCCGGCAGGGAGCAATAGCTATCAACCGGTCCCCATCACCATCCCCAAAGAAG TTTTCATGCTGCCCATCCAGGTCCAGGCCCCGCCCCCTGAGGACTCAGACTCTGGCTCGGACTCAGACTATGAGCACTATGACTTCAGCGCCCAGCCTCCTGTGGCCCTGACCACCTTCTACA ATTCCCAGCGGCATCGGGTCACAGATGAGGAGGTCCAGCAAAGCAGGTTCCAGATGCCACCCTTGGAGGAAG GACTTGAAGAGTTGCATGCCTCCCACATCCCAACTGCCAACCCTGGACACTGCATTACAGACCCGCCATCCCTGGGCCCTCAGTATCACCCGAGGAGCAACAGTGAGTCGAGCACCTCTTCAGGGGAGGATTACTGCAATAGTCCCAAAAGCAAGCTGCCTCCATGGAACCCCCAGGTGTTTTCTTCAGAGAGGAGTTCCTTCCTGGAGCAGCCCCCAAACTTGGAGCTGGCCGGCACCCAGCCAGCCTTTTCAG CAGGGCCCCCGGCTGATGACAGCTCCAGCACCTCATCCGGGGAGTGGTACCAGAACTTCCAGCCACCACCCCAGCCCCCTTCGGAGGAGCAGTTTGGCTGTCCAG GGTCCCCCAGCCCTCAGCCTGACTCCACCGACAACGATGACTACGATGACATCAGCGCAGCCTAG
- the CD6 gene encoding T-cell differentiation antigen CD6 isoform X11 — protein MWLFFGITGLLTAALSGHPSPAPPDQLNTSSAESELWEPGERLPVRLTNGSSSCSGTVEVRLEASWEPACGALWDSRAAEAVCRALGCGGAEAASQLAPPTPELPPPPAAGNTSVAANATLAGAPALLCSGAEWRLCEVVEHACRSDGRRARVTCAENRALRLVDGGGACAGRVEMLEHGEWGSVCDDTWDLEDAHVVCRQLGCGWAVQALPGLHFTPGRGPIHRDQVNCSGAEAYLWDCPGLPGQHYCGHKEDAGAVCSASRSLHNLSTPEVPASVQTVTIESSVTVKIENKESRELMLLIPSIVLGILLLGSLIFIAFILLRIKGKYALPVMVNHQHLPTTIPAGSNSYQPVPITIPKEVFMLPIQVQAPPPEDSDSGSDSDYEHYDFSAQPPVALTTFYNSQRHRVTDEEVQQSRFQMPPLEEGLEELHASHIPTANPGHCITDPPSLGPQYHPRSNSESSTSSGEDYCNSPKSKLPPWNPQVFSSERSSFLEQPPNLELAGTQPAFSGSPSPQPDSTDNDDYDDISAA, from the exons GTCATCCATCTCCAGCCCCACCTGACCAGCTCAACACCAGCAGTGCAGAGAGTGAGCTCTGGGAGCCAG GGGAGCGGCTTCCGGTCCGTCTGACAAACGGGAGCAGCAGCTGCAGCGGGACGGTGGAGGTGCGGCTCGAGGCGTCCTGGGAGCCCGCGTGCGGGGCGCTCTGGGACAGCCGCGCCGCCGAGGCCGTGTGCCGAGCACTGGGCTGCGGCGGGGCGGAGGCCGCCTCTCAGCTCGCCCCGCCGACCCCTGAGCTGCCGCCCCCGCCTGCAGCCGGGAACACCAGCGTAGCAGCTAATGCCACTCTGGCCGGGGCGCCCGCCCTCCTGTGCAGCGGCGCCGAGTGGCGGCTCTGCGAGGTGGTGGAGCACGCGTGCCGCAGCGACGGGAGGCGGGCCCGTGTCACCTGTGCAG AGAACCGCGCGCTGCGCCTGGTGGACGGTGGCGGCGCCTGCGCCGGCCGCGTGGAGATGCTGGAGCATGGCGAGTGGGGATCAGTGTGCGATGACACTTGGGACCTGGAGGACGCCCACGTGGTGTGCAGGCAACTGGGCTGCGGCTGGGCAGTCCAGGCCCTGCCCGGCTTGCACTTCACGCCCGGCCGCGGGCCTATCCACCGGGACCAGGTGAACTGCTCGGGGGCCGAAGCTTACCTGTGGGACTGCCCGGGGCTGCCAGGACAGCACTACTGCGGCCACAAAGAGGACGCGGGCGCGGTGTGCTCAG CTTCCCGGAGTTTGCACAATCTGTCCACTCCCGAAGTCCCTGCAAGTGTTCAGACAGTCACTATAG AATCTTCTGTGACAGTGAAAATAGAGAACAAGGAATCTCGGGAGCTAATGCTCCTCATCCCCTCCATCGTTCTGGGAATTCTCCTCCTTGGCTCCCTCATCTTCATAGCCTTCATCCTCTtgagaattaaaggaaaatatg ccctccCCGTAATGGTGAACCACCAGCACCTACCCACCACCATCCCGGCAGGGAGCAATAGCTATCAACCGGTCCCCATCACCATCCCCAAAGAAG TTTTCATGCTGCCCATCCAGGTCCAGGCCCCGCCCCCTGAGGACTCAGACTCTGGCTCGGACTCAGACTATGAGCACTATGACTTCAGCGCCCAGCCTCCTGTGGCCCTGACCACCTTCTACA ATTCCCAGCGGCATCGGGTCACAGATGAGGAGGTCCAGCAAAGCAGGTTCCAGATGCCACCCTTGGAGGAAG GACTTGAAGAGTTGCATGCCTCCCACATCCCAACTGCCAACCCTGGACACTGCATTACAGACCCGCCATCCCTGGGCCCTCAGTATCACCCGAGGAGCAACAGTGAGTCGAGCACCTCTTCAGGGGAGGATTACTGCAATAGTCCCAAAAGCAAGCTGCCTCCATGGAACCCCCAGGTGTTTTCTTCAGAGAGGAGTTCCTTCCTGGAGCAGCCCCCAAACTTGGAGCTGGCCGGCACCCAGCCAGCCTTTTCAG GGTCCCCCAGCCCTCAGCCTGACTCCACCGACAACGATGACTACGATGACATCAGCGCAGCCTAG